A single Pseudomonadota bacterium DNA region contains:
- a CDS encoding DUF4445 domain-containing protein produces the protein MIDAKPLHTVTFLPSGKSVTIKQGEYLLKAARLAGIHINSSCGGGGVCGKCKVIIKQGDVGGGKNEKLSPEDLAAGFRQACIATITGDVSIEIPQRSDLGQGGLATEVPTHHRARMHVYDIESLRQEGVFMPPVEKFCLELPRPTANEHMADTGRILQGLNNQYDERGFIISHATLQKVPRALRENDFLVTVTLARPVNKRAKSHLVNIQPGNWTHRNFGLAFDIGTTSVYGILVDLNTGVVLARGGEYNGQLSYGEDVISRIIHAEKPEGLDKMQELVVATINKIIQQLLSHANPPAPDKGRIKRDEISSITLAGNTTMTHLLLHLEPNNIRRSPYVPVTTFLPPIRATDIGIKLPHHAVALCYPAISSYVGGDIVAGVMGSGMYRTEKLTLYIDIGTNAEIVIGNKEWLVCAACSAGPAFEGGGITHGMRAAEGAIEDFSLNPLTLEPMNITIGNKPPVGICGSGLLILIATLLENGVIDRSGKFNRTLNNPRIREGRSGFEYVLSFHEEASAEQDIVINEVDIENFIRAKAAIYAGIKTLVEEVGLQITDLEQIILAGAFGSYIDLDAAMSVGLLPEVDPDKILYVGNGSLMGAWMSELSNHIRQDVVEVVRRMTSFELSEVNGFNNQFIASLFLPHTDISLFPETGKRLEAIKS, from the coding sequence ATGATTGACGCCAAACCCCTTCATACCGTCACCTTCCTGCCCAGCGGCAAATCAGTAACAATTAAACAAGGGGAATATCTGCTCAAGGCCGCAAGGCTTGCGGGTATCCATATCAATTCATCCTGCGGCGGCGGCGGCGTCTGCGGCAAATGCAAGGTCATCATCAAGCAGGGCGATGTTGGCGGCGGCAAAAATGAAAAACTCTCCCCGGAAGATCTGGCCGCCGGTTTCAGACAGGCCTGCATCGCCACCATTACCGGCGATGTCTCCATTGAAATTCCTCAACGATCCGACCTTGGCCAAGGGGGCCTTGCAACCGAAGTGCCGACCCATCACCGGGCCCGAATGCACGTCTACGACATCGAGTCCCTTCGCCAGGAGGGCGTCTTCATGCCGCCGGTTGAAAAATTCTGCCTGGAACTCCCCAGGCCCACAGCAAATGAACACATGGCCGACACCGGCAGGATACTCCAGGGCTTGAATAATCAGTATGATGAGCGAGGATTTATCATCAGCCATGCAACCTTGCAGAAAGTCCCCAGGGCCCTGCGTGAAAATGATTTCCTGGTAACCGTAACTCTCGCAAGACCGGTTAATAAGCGCGCCAAAAGCCATCTGGTAAATATCCAGCCGGGCAACTGGACCCACCGGAATTTCGGTCTTGCCTTTGATATCGGCACCACCTCGGTATACGGCATCCTTGTTGATTTGAACACCGGGGTCGTCCTGGCCCGGGGCGGGGAATATAATGGTCAGCTGAGCTACGGCGAAGATGTAATCTCACGGATTATCCATGCGGAAAAGCCCGAAGGTCTGGACAAAATGCAGGAACTGGTTGTCGCCACCATTAATAAGATCATTCAACAACTCCTGTCTCATGCAAATCCACCGGCCCCGGACAAGGGCAGGATCAAACGTGACGAGATAAGCTCCATCACCCTGGCGGGCAACACGACCATGACCCATCTGCTGCTGCACCTGGAACCCAATAATATCAGGCGTTCGCCCTATGTGCCGGTTACCACTTTCCTGCCGCCGATCCGCGCCACCGACATCGGCATCAAACTGCCGCACCATGCAGTGGCCCTCTGCTACCCGGCAATATCAAGCTATGTTGGCGGAGATATCGTTGCCGGGGTGATGGGCTCAGGAATGTATCGCACCGAAAAACTCACCCTCTACATTGACATCGGCACCAATGCCGAGATTGTCATCGGCAACAAGGAATGGCTGGTCTGTGCCGCCTGTTCCGCAGGACCTGCTTTTGAGGGGGGAGGCATCACCCATGGCATGCGGGCCGCAGAAGGTGCCATCGAGGATTTCAGCCTGAATCCCCTGACCCTGGAACCGATGAATATCACCATCGGCAATAAACCGCCGGTGGGCATCTGCGGTTCCGGCCTGCTGATTCTCATCGCAACATTACTTGAAAACGGCGTTATCGATAGAAGTGGCAAGTTCAATCGCACCCTCAACAACCCACGCATCCGCGAAGGACGAAGCGGCTTTGAATATGTCCTTTCGTTCCACGAAGAGGCAAGTGCGGAGCAGGATATTGTTATCAATGAAGTGGATATTGAGAATTTCATCCGCGCCAAGGCGGCGATTTATGCCGGAATTAAAACCCTTGTGGAAGAAGTAGGGCTGCAGATCACCGACCTTGAACAGATCATTCTTGCCGGGGCATTCGGCAGCTACATCGACCTTGACGCGGCGATGAGCGTAGGCTTGCTGCCGGAGGTGGATCCTGATAAAATTCTCTATGTCGGCAACGGTTCACTGATGGGCGCCTGGATGAGCGAATTGTCCAACCATATCCGCCAGGATGTGGTTGAGGTCGTCCGCAGAATGACCAGCTTCGAACTTTCGGAAGTCAACGGTTTCAACAACCAGTTCATCGCCTCACTCTTCCTGCCCCATACCGATATCTCTTTATTCCCTGAGACCGGCAAACGCCTGGAAGCGATTAAGAGTTAA
- a CDS encoding FAD/NAD(P)-binding protein, giving the protein MIHKTEENIYLPKIATIKDICIENSQIKTFILEFNDQKFNKSFSYNPGQFLMVSVPHHGEAPISFSSTPTRPGAVYLSIRKAGKLTGAMHELAKGAAIGLRGPYGKPFPMEDLKGSNLLFVAGGIGLAPLRSVINYCLDKRAEYGEITVLYGSRAPSDIAFAADIDSWKKQGVSCSLTVDVAEDGWDGPVGLVTTLLDNLQSDNSNTTAIVCGPSLMIRFVINKLTAMGFSDETIITTLERHMKCGVGICRHCHMDNKLVCDDGPVFSVADLRGLDIAELGA; this is encoded by the coding sequence ATGATCCATAAAACAGAAGAAAATATTTATCTGCCGAAAATTGCCACTATCAAGGATATCTGTATTGAAAATTCACAGATCAAAACCTTTATCCTTGAGTTCAACGACCAGAAATTCAACAAGTCATTCAGCTACAATCCTGGTCAATTCCTGATGGTCTCCGTTCCCCACCACGGCGAGGCGCCCATATCTTTTTCTTCAACCCCGACCCGCCCCGGCGCCGTTTATCTTTCGATTCGAAAAGCCGGAAAACTCACCGGCGCCATGCACGAGCTCGCAAAAGGGGCTGCAATCGGATTGCGCGGCCCCTACGGCAAGCCCTTTCCCATGGAAGACCTCAAAGGCAGCAATCTCCTTTTTGTTGCTGGCGGCATCGGCCTTGCCCCTTTGCGCTCGGTGATCAATTACTGCCTGGATAAAAGGGCTGAATACGGCGAGATCACCGTGCTTTACGGAAGTCGCGCACCTTCTGATATCGCTTTTGCGGCCGACATCGACTCCTGGAAAAAACAAGGCGTTTCCTGCTCGCTGACCGTGGACGTGGCTGAAGATGGCTGGGACGGACCAGTAGGATTGGTCACCACATTGCTAGACAATCTGCAATCCGACAACTCAAACACCACCGCCATTGTCTGCGGCCCTTCACTGATGATCCGTTTTGTCATCAACAAATTGACTGCTATGGGTTTCAGCGATGAGACAATCATCACCACCCTTGAACGCCACATGAAATGCGGTGTCGGCATCTGCCGCCATTGCCACATGGACAACAAGCTGGTCTGCGATGACGGGCCGGTTTTCTCGGTTGCCGACCTGCGCGGCCTTGATATAGCGGAACTGGGCGCATGA
- a CDS encoding 4Fe-4S dicluster domain-containing protein: MNDTFILKKDHLTGFLRRLKKAYRLVAPVKNRHGDTLFTEIVSIDATAIDLENQAQSSVKPFLFPQEEVLFTYSTSSHEDYHFKPDGNSVPTVYFGLRSCDLSAILYMDVAFSQAGRDPYYLQKRKNAILVSLGCNNPFENCFCNATKNGPFLEYGFDLQLTDLGDRYFVEVGRAQGQEIIDTLSHFFSPAGDTDKKAQYQAFLEARGNFQQFVHVDQALKRLAAGDVPNTLWADLSLRCQDCAGCAYICPTCVCFTIKDKKLTKDSGARIRSWDACTFSGFTRMAGGHNPVDPRTQAIRKRFLHKMLYDPKKHGRPSCVGCGRCVNMCFGGVDIIRFINRLCE, translated from the coding sequence ATGAATGATACATTTATTCTGAAAAAAGACCACCTCACCGGATTTCTGCGCCGTCTAAAAAAAGCGTATCGGCTTGTCGCCCCGGTAAAAAACAGACACGGCGACACCCTTTTCACTGAAATTGTCTCCATTGACGCAACCGCCATTGATCTTGAAAATCAGGCCCAGTCTTCGGTCAAGCCTTTCCTGTTTCCACAGGAAGAAGTGCTGTTTACCTATTCAACTTCCTCTCATGAGGATTACCATTTCAAACCCGACGGCAACTCAGTGCCCACCGTCTATTTCGGCCTGCGCTCCTGCGATCTTTCCGCAATCCTCTACATGGATGTGGCATTCAGCCAGGCAGGCCGGGATCCGTATTATCTCCAGAAAAGAAAAAACGCCATCCTGGTGAGCCTGGGATGCAACAACCCCTTTGAGAACTGTTTCTGCAATGCAACCAAGAACGGCCCCTTTCTTGAATACGGTTTTGACCTGCAGCTCACAGATCTTGGCGACCGGTATTTTGTTGAAGTGGGCCGCGCTCAGGGACAGGAAATCATTGATACCTTGAGCCATTTTTTCTCTCCTGCTGGTGACACGGATAAAAAAGCCCAGTATCAGGCATTTCTTGAAGCGCGCGGCAATTTCCAGCAATTCGTCCATGTGGATCAGGCCCTCAAACGTCTAGCCGCCGGAGATGTTCCCAATACGCTCTGGGCCGATCTTTCCCTGCGCTGTCAGGATTGTGCCGGTTGCGCCTATATCTGCCCGACATGCGTCTGCTTTACGATCAAGGACAAGAAATTAACCAAAGACAGCGGCGCAAGAATCAGGTCATGGGATGCCTGCACATTCAGCGGTTTCACCAGAATGGCCGGCGGCCATAATCCCGTTGATCCCAGGACCCAGGCAATCCGCAAACGTTTTCTCCATAAAATGCTCTATGACCCCAAAAAACACGGAAGACCCAGTTGTGTCGGCTGCGGCAGGTGTGTAAACATGTGCTTCGGTGGTGTTGATATCATCCGTTTTATCAACCGACTCTGCGAATAA
- the fdhF gene encoding formate dehydrogenase subunit alpha, producing MQDVLTTCVYCGCGCGLYLHEENGRITGSQASRNHPVSRNNLCVKGWHIHEFIHDPERLTEPLMRKNGTLVPVTWDEAFDYTAKKLTEIRDRTNAQGIGVLSSAKCTNEENYLLQKFTRAVLKTNNIDHCARLUHAPTVAGLATTFGSGAMTNSINEIENAQVILVIGSNTTEAHPQIARRMSDARDKGAKLIVIDPRKTLIAEMAHIHLNLNPGTDIPLLNAMMRIILDENLLDDLFIEMRTENFFALRDMLYRLDMDEIVEITGVPLEKISAAAQIYARAQKAVICYCLGITQHVCGTENVQSIANLAMMAGHIEKEDTGVDPLRGQNNVQGACDMGALPNVFTSYQSVTNPDYREKFEKAWMVKLSEKPGLTLMDMTHAGKDGAMQAMFIVGENPMLSDPVISAVEETLTNLEFLVVSDIFLTETAAMAHVVFPSASFAEKTGSFTNTERRVQMVRQAIQPLGSCKTDADIITELSARMGYPMEYESPAEVMEEIALLTPIYGGMHHDRLESSWGLQWPCWDRNHQGTPFLHKYFFTRGLGQFVPAGHRPPCEEPDEDYPFTLITGRIYHHYHTGSMTRKSPLLNRECPEAELEINPADAEGLKIRNGDRLRVSTRRGSVEIKALITDRVFKNSIYTSFHFAEAPINLLTIASRDPLSKCPEYKICAAKIEHA from the coding sequence ATGCAAGACGTCCTTACAACCTGCGTCTATTGCGGCTGCGGTTGCGGCCTTTATCTCCACGAGGAAAACGGCAGAATAACCGGGTCGCAAGCCAGCAGGAACCACCCTGTTTCCCGAAACAATCTCTGTGTCAAAGGCTGGCACATTCACGAATTCATCCATGACCCTGAACGGCTCACCGAGCCTTTGATGCGGAAAAACGGCACACTCGTTCCGGTTACCTGGGATGAAGCCTTTGATTACACAGCAAAAAAACTCACCGAAATCAGGGACCGGACTAACGCACAAGGCATCGGGGTGCTTTCCTCGGCAAAATGCACCAACGAAGAAAATTATCTTCTCCAGAAATTTACCCGAGCGGTACTCAAGACAAATAACATAGACCATTGCGCCCGCCTCTGACACGCTCCCACGGTGGCAGGTCTTGCCACCACCTTCGGCAGCGGCGCCATGACCAATTCGATCAATGAAATCGAAAACGCCCAGGTCATCCTGGTAATCGGTTCCAATACCACCGAGGCCCATCCCCAGATCGCCCGCCGTATGTCGGATGCCAGGGATAAAGGCGCAAAACTCATTGTCATTGATCCGCGCAAAACCCTTATCGCCGAAATGGCCCATATCCATCTCAATCTCAATCCCGGAACCGACATCCCTTTATTGAATGCAATGATGCGGATTATTCTCGATGAAAACCTGCTGGACGATCTTTTCATTGAGATGCGCACGGAAAACTTCTTTGCCCTGCGCGACATGCTGTACCGTCTGGACATGGATGAGATCGTCGAAATCACCGGCGTGCCTCTTGAAAAAATAAGCGCCGCGGCCCAGATCTATGCCCGGGCCCAGAAGGCGGTTATCTGCTATTGTTTGGGGATTACCCAGCATGTCTGCGGTACCGAAAATGTCCAGAGTATTGCAAACCTGGCGATGATGGCCGGCCACATAGAAAAGGAAGACACCGGGGTTGACCCGCTCAGGGGTCAGAATAATGTCCAGGGTGCCTGTGACATGGGGGCCCTTCCCAATGTTTTCACCAGTTATCAGTCGGTCACCAATCCCGACTACCGGGAAAAATTCGAAAAGGCCTGGATGGTGAAACTGTCGGAAAAACCGGGCCTGACTCTGATGGACATGACCCATGCCGGAAAAGACGGGGCAATGCAGGCCATGTTCATTGTCGGCGAAAATCCCATGTTGAGTGACCCGGTGATTTCCGCCGTGGAAGAGACCTTAACAAATCTCGAGTTCCTGGTGGTTTCGGATATATTCCTGACCGAGACCGCAGCCATGGCCCATGTGGTATTCCCCTCCGCATCTTTTGCTGAAAAAACCGGCTCCTTCACAAACACCGAACGCCGGGTGCAGATGGTGCGGCAGGCAATCCAGCCCCTGGGCTCCTGCAAAACCGATGCGGATATCATCACCGAACTTTCGGCCCGAATGGGTTATCCCATGGAATACGAGTCCCCTGCCGAAGTTATGGAAGAAATCGCCCTGCTGACCCCGATTTACGGCGGCATGCACCATGATCGCCTTGAATCCTCCTGGGGTCTGCAATGGCCCTGCTGGGACCGAAATCATCAAGGCACGCCCTTTCTCCATAAATATTTCTTCACCCGGGGCCTGGGGCAATTCGTTCCTGCAGGGCATCGGCCTCCCTGCGAGGAACCGGACGAGGATTATCCGTTTACCCTTATCACCGGCAGGATTTACCACCATTACCACACCGGCTCAATGACTCGAAAAAGCCCTTTATTAAACCGCGAATGCCCGGAGGCTGAGCTTGAGATTAATCCTGCTGATGCGGAAGGATTGAAAATCCGCAACGGCGACAGGTTACGGGTTTCAACCAGACGCGGCAGTGTCGAGATAAAGGCATTGATTACCGACAGGGTTTTCAAAAATTCTATTTACACCTCGTTTCACTTTGCCGAGGCGCCGATCAATCTTTTGACCATTGCCTCACGGGACCCTTTGTCCAAATGCCCGGAATATAAAATCTGTGCGGCAAAAATCGAACATGCGTAA
- a CDS encoding cytochrome c: MKSFLMVFWVVFGGMLFAGCSADGEALFQSKGCSNCHSFQGQGGRMGPDLTAVSRRMNSNEIREYLKNPRNKYPQTRMPSFEKLSGAELRGLADYLSN; the protein is encoded by the coding sequence ATGAAGAGTTTCTTGATGGTTTTTTGGGTCGTCTTTGGAGGGATGTTATTTGCCGGGTGCTCTGCGGACGGGGAAGCACTTTTTCAAAGCAAAGGGTGCAGTAACTGCCATTCCTTTCAAGGTCAGGGTGGCAGAATGGGTCCTGATCTTACTGCGGTCAGTCGGAGAATGAATAGTAATGAAATTCGCGAGTATCTGAAAAATCCCCGGAATAAATATCCGCAAACACGAATGCCTTCTTTTGAAAAACTTTCAGGCGCTGAGTTGCGTGGGTTGGCTGATTATCTCAGCAATTAA
- a CDS encoding hydrogenase small subunit — protein sequence MRNGKSCFGLESSNVTRRDFLKFCTAAAVYMGLPASFGPRIAEAAVAAGKRPPVIWLSAQECTGCVESLLRATHPTLEHLILDLISLDYSETLNVGAGHQAEEFRAKSIAENRGKFILVVDGSIPTKDGGVYCKIAGRTALEILTDTAPKAAAVIALGSCSSWGGIPSADPNPTGAKPVQEILKDSGIAVVNIPGCPPNPYNFLSTVLYYVTFGKLPALDDKMRPKFAYGRLIHENCERRPHFDAGRFAQQFGDEGHRQGYCLYKLGCKGPETYNNCSTLNFGDVGSGTWPVGTGHPCFGCSEKGVGFSVPLHSPAEVIQLTPAAAQASIFDDKGSALSPGAAALLAGVAGVAAGAAAVTFKKLGSIETDEEQS from the coding sequence ATGAGAAATGGAAAGTCGTGCTTTGGTCTGGAATCCAGCAATGTGACACGGAGGGACTTTCTGAAATTCTGCACAGCGGCTGCGGTTTACATGGGACTTCCGGCAAGTTTCGGACCCCGGATCGCCGAGGCTGCAGTTGCGGCAGGCAAACGGCCCCCGGTTATCTGGCTTTCCGCTCAGGAGTGCACCGGCTGTGTCGAGTCCCTCCTCCGGGCAACCCATCCCACCCTCGAACATCTCATCCTTGATCTCATCTCACTGGACTACTCGGAGACCTTAAATGTCGGCGCCGGCCATCAGGCCGAGGAATTCCGCGCAAAATCCATTGCAGAAAACAGGGGTAAATTCATCCTGGTGGTTGACGGCTCAATTCCCACCAAAGATGGCGGGGTCTATTGCAAGATCGCCGGCCGCACCGCCCTTGAAATTCTCACAGATACGGCGCCGAAGGCGGCAGCGGTAATCGCCCTGGGTTCCTGTTCATCATGGGGAGGGATACCCTCTGCAGACCCGAATCCCACCGGTGCAAAGCCTGTGCAAGAAATCCTCAAAGACAGCGGGATTGCAGTGGTAAACATTCCGGGGTGCCCTCCCAATCCTTATAATTTTCTCTCAACGGTTCTCTATTATGTAACCTTTGGCAAGCTTCCGGCTCTGGATGACAAGATGCGCCCGAAATTCGCATACGGCCGATTGATTCATGAAAATTGCGAACGGCGACCGCATTTTGACGCCGGACGGTTCGCCCAGCAGTTTGGCGATGAGGGGCACAGGCAGGGTTATTGTTTGTATAAGCTCGGTTGTAAAGGGCCGGAGACTTATAATAACTGCTCAACGCTAAATTTCGGAGATGTGGGGTCCGGCACCTGGCCGGTGGGCACCGGACATCCGTGTTTCGGGTGTTCGGAGAAGGGAGTTGGATTTAGCGTCCCGCTCCATTCACCAGCTGAGGTGATACAGCTGACCCCGGCTGCGGCACAAGCGTCGATTTTTGATGACAAGGGCAGCGCCCTTTCACCTGGGGCTGCAGCGTTGCTTGCCGGTGTCGCCGGTGTTGCGGCAGGAGCTGCTGCGGTTACATTCAAGAAACTGGGCAGCATCGAAACCGATGAGGAACAATCTTGA
- the hybA gene encoding hydrogenase 2 operon protein HybA: MKVKRRDFLKGVAAGGTLAALGKPDLVGAHERGDRRDYPSLLGMLYDATLCVGCQVCMVACKKANNMPYEHSGLDRMWDNPRDLSSSTLNIIKKYSIGGGDQKDNIEGHSFIKRHCMHCIDASCVSACPVSAMSKDKMTGMVTYNKDACIGCRYCQIACPFNIPKFEWETPVPKIVKCQLCSHLIKQGGISACCEACPTGASLFGPVESLVAEARRRMAMIPGTYYDFPVADIGGRIAPKFLKHRAANYVNSIYGEHEVGGTQVMYLSGVPFEKLGLPGLPDESFAKISDGIQYAIYKGMVYPIVVLGGLIYMIGRKEEGDKKK, encoded by the coding sequence ATGAAAGTCAAGCGAAGGGATTTTCTGAAAGGGGTGGCAGCAGGCGGGACGCTTGCGGCACTGGGTAAGCCGGATCTGGTCGGTGCGCATGAAAGGGGTGATAGAAGGGATTATCCCAGCCTTCTGGGGATGCTGTATGACGCGACCCTCTGTGTCGGCTGCCAGGTATGTATGGTTGCCTGCAAAAAAGCGAACAATATGCCCTACGAGCATTCAGGCCTGGATCGGATGTGGGACAACCCAAGAGATCTGTCGTCATCGACACTGAATATTATTAAAAAGTATAGCATTGGCGGCGGTGACCAGAAAGACAATATCGAGGGCCATTCGTTTATTAAAAGGCACTGTATGCACTGCATAGATGCATCCTGCGTTTCGGCCTGTCCGGTATCGGCGATGTCCAAGGATAAGATGACCGGAATGGTAACCTATAATAAGGATGCCTGCATAGGATGCAGATATTGTCAGATTGCCTGTCCTTTCAATATTCCGAAATTCGAGTGGGAAACCCCTGTCCCTAAAATAGTCAAATGCCAGCTCTGTTCGCACTTGATAAAGCAGGGGGGCATATCGGCATGCTGTGAGGCCTGCCCCACCGGAGCATCTCTTTTCGGGCCGGTGGAATCTTTAGTTGCAGAGGCCAGGAGGAGAATGGCAATGATTCCGGGCACATATTATGATTTTCCGGTTGCTGATATAGGCGGAAGGATTGCACCGAAATTCTTGAAGCACCGGGCAGCAAATTATGTGAATTCTATTTACGGTGAGCATGAAGTGGGCGGCACCCAGGTGATGTATCTGTCCGGGGTTCCTTTTGAAAAGCTGGGGCTTCCTGGTTTGCCGGATGAATCCTTTGCAAAAATATCCGACGGTATTCAATATGCCATTTACAAGGGCATGGTCTATCCAATCGTTGTACTGGGTGGGCTTATTTACATGATCGGCAGGAAAGAGGAAGGCGACAAAAAAAAATAG
- the hybB gene encoding Ni/Fe-hydrogenase cytochrome b subunit: protein MSEAKPMGGKIFTIPFLCLAAVVVLGVYFVAERFIYGLGAVTNLSDGYPWGIWIAYDVVVGTAFACGGYSMALLVYIFNKGEYHPLVRPAIMTSIFGYTFAGVSVIIDLGRYWQAYNIFLPQFSNFRSVLLEVALCIGTYVMVLWIEFAPVFLEKIKAQKLAAKLNRLIFIFIALGILLPTMHQSSLGTMMLAAGNKLSPLWWGSFLPLLFLLSALTMGYAVVIFESSVAALGFNRPYEIRLLSKLSGVIPWVLGFYLLVRLQDINARNLLPMAFSGGLAANMFLLENFFLIGALLILIYPANRRSPQMLFLASMAIMVGGGMYRINAYLVGFDPGGGFHYFPTVQELVVTLAIISLEIMGYIWFVKRLPVLHDAKHA, encoded by the coding sequence ATGAGTGAAGCAAAACCGATGGGCGGAAAAATTTTCACCATACCGTTTCTATGCCTTGCGGCGGTTGTTGTGCTGGGAGTTTATTTTGTTGCGGAGCGGTTTATTTATGGGCTTGGGGCGGTGACCAACCTCAGCGACGGCTATCCATGGGGAATATGGATTGCCTACGATGTTGTTGTCGGAACGGCTTTTGCCTGCGGTGGCTATTCCATGGCGTTGCTGGTTTATATCTTTAATAAGGGGGAATATCACCCCCTGGTGAGACCGGCGATCATGACCAGTATCTTCGGCTACACCTTTGCAGGGGTTTCAGTAATCATCGACCTGGGGCGATACTGGCAGGCGTATAATATATTTCTTCCGCAATTCAGTAATTTCCGCTCGGTCCTTCTGGAGGTAGCACTTTGTATCGGTACCTATGTCATGGTGTTGTGGATCGAGTTCGCCCCTGTTTTTCTTGAAAAAATCAAAGCTCAGAAACTTGCCGCTAAGCTGAATCGGCTGATTTTCATATTTATCGCTCTTGGCATTCTCCTGCCCACCATGCACCAGTCATCCCTCGGGACGATGATGCTTGCAGCCGGGAACAAATTGTCGCCTCTGTGGTGGGGCAGTTTTCTGCCGCTGCTTTTCCTGCTCTCGGCACTGACCATGGGCTATGCCGTGGTTATTTTTGAGTCATCGGTTGCAGCGCTGGGTTTTAACCGGCCCTATGAGATCCGTCTGCTCAGCAAACTTTCCGGCGTAATCCCCTGGGTGCTGGGCTTTTATCTGCTGGTCAGACTGCAGGACATCAATGCCAGGAATCTTTTGCCCATGGCTTTTTCCGGGGGGCTTGCCGCCAACATGTTTCTGCTGGAAAATTTCTTCCTGATCGGCGCCTTGCTTATTCTTATTTATCCGGCTAATCGCAGGAGTCCGCAGATGCTCTTCCTTGCATCAATGGCGATTATGGTGGGCGGTGGCATGTACAGGATAAACGCCTACCTGGTGGGCTTTGATCCCGGGGGCGGCTTCCATTATTTCCCTACGGTCCAGGAGCTCGTTGTTACCTTGGCGATAATTTCTCTTGAGATCATGGGCTATATATGGTTTGTCAAGCGGCTGCCGGTACTTCATGATGCGAAACATGCCTGA